The following coding sequences are from one Gadus morhua chromosome 10, gadMor3.0, whole genome shotgun sequence window:
- the sox3 gene encoding transcription factor Sox-3, with protein MYNMMETELKTPLPQSNSGSAGSKNNSANDQDRVKRPMNAFMVWSRGQRRKMAQENPKMHNSEISKRLGADWKLLTDAEKRPFIDEAKRLRAMHMKEHPDYKYRPRRKTKTLLKKDKYSLPGGLLAPGSNVVNNAVSVGQRMDSYAHMNGWTNSAYSLMQDQLAYPQHHSMNSPQIQQMHRYEMAGLQYPMMSSAQSYMNAASTYSMSPAYTQQGSGAMGLGSMSGVCKTEPSSPPPAITSHSQRACLGDLRDMISMYLPPGGDSSAEHSSLQGSRLHSVHPHYQTAGTGVNGTLPLTHI; from the coding sequence atgtataacatgATGGAAACCGAGCTGAAGACCCCGCTGCCGCAGTCCAACTCGGGCTCCGCGGGCTCCAAGAACAACAGTGCCAACGACCAGGACCGGGTGAAGCGACCCATGAACGCCTTCATGGTGTGGTCCCGCGGGCAGCGCAGAAAGATGGCGCAGGAGAACCCCAAAATGCACAACTCGGAGATCAGCAAGCGCCTCGGAGCCGACTGGAAACTTTTGACGGACGCCGAGAAGAGGCCGTTCATCGACGAGGCCAAGCGCCTGCGCGCCATGCACATGAAGGAACATCCGGATTACAAATACCGTCCCCGCAGGAAGACCAAGACCCTGCTCAAGAAAGACAAGTATTCTTTGCCCGGGGGGCTCCTGGCGCCCGGCTCCAACGTGGTCAACAACGCCGTGTCGGTGGGCCAGCGCATGGACAGTTACGCGCACATGAACGGCTGGACGAACAGCGCGTACTCCCTCATGCAGGACCAGCTGGCCTACCCGCAGCACCACAGCATGAACAGCCCGCAGATCCAGCAGATGCACCGCTACGAGATGGCCGGACTCCAGTACCCCATGATGTCCTCAGCCCAGAGCTACATGAACGCGGCGTCCACGTACAGCATGTCCCCGGCGTACACGCAGCAGGGCTCCGGCGCCATGGGCCTGGGCTCCATGTCGGGCGTGTGCAAGACGGAGCCCAGCTCCCCGCCGCCGGCCATCACGTCCCACTCTCAGCGGGCGTGTTTGGGGGACCTGAGGGACATGATCAGCATGTACCTGCCGCCCGGCGGAGACAGCAGCGCGGAGCACTCCTCCCTGCAGGGTAGCCGGTTACACAGCGTACACCCGCACTACCAGACGGCCGGCACGGGAGTCAACGGGACGCTACCGCTGACCCACATCTGA